Proteins found in one Zea mays cultivar B73 chromosome 1, Zm-B73-REFERENCE-NAM-5.0, whole genome shotgun sequence genomic segment:
- the LOC103643608 gene encoding protein DETOXIFICATION 40 isoform X2: MGSAVETLCGQAYGAHKYEMLGIYLQRSAVLLCVTGVPLAVIYAFSEPILVFLGQSPEIARAASVFVYGLIPQIFAYAINFPIQKFMQAQSIVLPSAYISTVTLVLHVVLSWVVVYKVGLGLLGASLLLSLSWWVIVAAQFAYIVMSPRCRHTWTGFTWQAFSGLWGFFKLSAASAVMLCLETWYYQVLVLIAGLLPNPELALDALSVCMTVNAWVFMIAVGFNAAASVRVSNELGAGHPKSAYFSVWVVTGVSTLISLVLAIVILCLRNYISYIFTEGEVVSNAVADLCPLLAITLVLNGIQPVLSGVAVGCGWQEFVAYVNVGCYYIVGVPLGAILGFVFKLGVKGIWSGMIGGTFMQTAILVWATLRTDWNKEVEEAQKRLNKWADSKTTEPLLVGFGDGN, encoded by the exons ATGGGCAGCGCGGTGGAGACACTGTGCGGGCAGGCCTACGGCGCCCACAAGTACGAGATGCTGGGCATCTACCTGCAGCGCTCGGCCGTGCTTCTGTGCGTCACGGGCGTTCCGCTGGCCGTCATCTACGCCTTCTCGGAGCCAATCCTGGTGTTCCTGGGTCAGTCGCCGGAGATCGCCCGCGCCGCGTCCGTCTTCGTGTACGGCCTCATCCCGCAGATCTTCGCGTACGCCATCAACTTCCCCATCCAGAAGTTCATGCAGGCGCAGAGCATCGTGCTCCCGAGCGCCTACATCTCCACCGTCACGCTGGTGCTGCACGTGGTACTCAGCTGGGTCGTCGTCTACAAGGTCGGCCTGGGCCTGCTGGGGGCCTCCCTGCTGCTCAGCCTCAGCTGGTGGGTTATCGTCGCCGCCCAGTTCGCGTACATCGTGATGAGCCCCAGGTGCCGCCACACCTGGACCGGGTTCACCTGGCAGGCATTCTCGGGCCTGTGGGGCTTCTTCAAGCTCTCCGCCGCGTCCGCGGTCATGCTTTGCCTTGAGACCTGGTACTACCAGGTCCTGGTGCTCATTGCCGGGTTGCTCCCCAACCCTGAGCTTGCATTGGATGCCTTGTCCGTATG CATGACTGTCAATGCGTGGGTGTTCATGATCGCAGTGGGATTCAATGCTGCCGCTAG TGTGAGAGTGAGCAATGAGCTTGGTGCCGGCCACCCAAAATCTGCCTACTTCTCAGTGTGGGTAGTGACCGGGGTCTCTACGCTGATATCTCTGGTGCTTGCCATTGTGATCCTCTGCCTGCGCAACTACATCAGCTACATCTTCACGGAGGGTGAGGTGGTGTCAAACGCGGTGGCAGATCTCTGCCCACTGCTTGCCATCACGCTCGTCCTCAACGGCATCCAACCTGTTCTCTCAG GTGTCGCCGTTGGGTGTGGGTGGCAAGAATTCGTAGCCTACGTGAACGTTGGCTGCTACTACATAGTTGGTGTTCCCCTCGGCGCCATCCTCGGTTTTGTCTTCAAGCTCGGTGTAAAG GGCATTTGGAGTGGTATGATTGGAGGAACTTTCATGCAGACGGCTATTCTAGTGTGGGCCACCTTGAGAACTGATTGGAACAAAGAG GTAGAGGAAGCACAGAAAAGGTTAAATAAATGGGCGGATTCGAAGACGACAGAGCCCCTTCTTGTTGGTTTCGGCGATGGCAACTAA
- the LOC103643608 gene encoding protein DETOXIFICATION 40 isoform X1, whose protein sequence is MAGDDGADASERLESILTAEAAASPWAAAAIELRLLTRLAAPAVVMYMINYLMSMSTQIFSGHLGNLELAAASLGNAGVQMFAYGLMLGMGSAVETLCGQAYGAHKYEMLGIYLQRSAVLLCVTGVPLAVIYAFSEPILVFLGQSPEIARAASVFVYGLIPQIFAYAINFPIQKFMQAQSIVLPSAYISTVTLVLHVVLSWVVVYKVGLGLLGASLLLSLSWWVIVAAQFAYIVMSPRCRHTWTGFTWQAFSGLWGFFKLSAASAVMLCLETWYYQVLVLIAGLLPNPELALDALSVCMTVNAWVFMIAVGFNAAASVRVSNELGAGHPKSAYFSVWVVTGVSTLISLVLAIVILCLRNYISYIFTEGEVVSNAVADLCPLLAITLVLNGIQPVLSGVAVGCGWQEFVAYVNVGCYYIVGVPLGAILGFVFKLGVKGIWSGMIGGTFMQTAILVWATLRTDWNKEVEEAQKRLNKWADSKTTEPLLVGFGDGN, encoded by the exons ATGGCGGGCGACGACGGGGCGGACGCGTCGGAGCGGCTGGAGAGCATCCTgacggcggaggcggcggcgtcGCCGTGGGCCGCGGCCGCCATCGAGCTGCGGCTGCTGACGCGGCTGGCGGCGCCCGCGGTGGTGATGTACATGATCAACTACCTCATGTCCATGTCCACGCAGATCTtctcgggccacctcggcaacctgGAGCTCGCCGCCGCGTCGCTCGGCAACGCCGGCGTCCAGATGTTCGCCTACGGCCTAATG CTGGGCATGGGCAGCGCGGTGGAGACACTGTGCGGGCAGGCCTACGGCGCCCACAAGTACGAGATGCTGGGCATCTACCTGCAGCGCTCGGCCGTGCTTCTGTGCGTCACGGGCGTTCCGCTGGCCGTCATCTACGCCTTCTCGGAGCCAATCCTGGTGTTCCTGGGTCAGTCGCCGGAGATCGCCCGCGCCGCGTCCGTCTTCGTGTACGGCCTCATCCCGCAGATCTTCGCGTACGCCATCAACTTCCCCATCCAGAAGTTCATGCAGGCGCAGAGCATCGTGCTCCCGAGCGCCTACATCTCCACCGTCACGCTGGTGCTGCACGTGGTACTCAGCTGGGTCGTCGTCTACAAGGTCGGCCTGGGCCTGCTGGGGGCCTCCCTGCTGCTCAGCCTCAGCTGGTGGGTTATCGTCGCCGCCCAGTTCGCGTACATCGTGATGAGCCCCAGGTGCCGCCACACCTGGACCGGGTTCACCTGGCAGGCATTCTCGGGCCTGTGGGGCTTCTTCAAGCTCTCCGCCGCGTCCGCGGTCATGCTTTGCCTTGAGACCTGGTACTACCAGGTCCTGGTGCTCATTGCCGGGTTGCTCCCCAACCCTGAGCTTGCATTGGATGCCTTGTCCGTATG CATGACTGTCAATGCGTGGGTGTTCATGATCGCAGTGGGATTCAATGCTGCCGCTAG TGTGAGAGTGAGCAATGAGCTTGGTGCCGGCCACCCAAAATCTGCCTACTTCTCAGTGTGGGTAGTGACCGGGGTCTCTACGCTGATATCTCTGGTGCTTGCCATTGTGATCCTCTGCCTGCGCAACTACATCAGCTACATCTTCACGGAGGGTGAGGTGGTGTCAAACGCGGTGGCAGATCTCTGCCCACTGCTTGCCATCACGCTCGTCCTCAACGGCATCCAACCTGTTCTCTCAG GTGTCGCCGTTGGGTGTGGGTGGCAAGAATTCGTAGCCTACGTGAACGTTGGCTGCTACTACATAGTTGGTGTTCCCCTCGGCGCCATCCTCGGTTTTGTCTTCAAGCTCGGTGTAAAG GGCATTTGGAGTGGTATGATTGGAGGAACTTTCATGCAGACGGCTATTCTAGTGTGGGCCACCTTGAGAACTGATTGGAACAAAGAG GTAGAGGAAGCACAGAAAAGGTTAAATAAATGGGCGGATTCGAAGACGACAGAGCCCCTTCTTGTTGGTTTCGGCGATGGCAACTAA